The Ziziphus jujuba cultivar Dongzao chromosome 7, ASM3175591v1 genome includes a region encoding these proteins:
- the LOC107424041 gene encoding F-box protein At5g49610, which yields MDDSIVVGHPPDDIIFQILSRTSLKTLGRCRLLNKEWYETTYDSNFTQHFFKRIDKVISGFFIQDLKHPQGYFSSFLPIEEEAAKQDDVDENTKLSLSFLPPAGAGSVKILAAARTQGIILLCDYNYMRYYVCKPATKQWRTIPSPNTRRFSTKAIAIVVLGSHRDGLRFKIVRFSSDVNRTYVVRCEIFDSENWAWKRLNCIRLPDDAFLLSKPPAVSVRGKLYWLISKKQIFVFDLETESWGIFAAPKAAYENEYCYDETQLVEYQGRLGLIFMGNKECIQLWVLEDYNQNRHHHHHHHHHNHHHVVWRKRSEINIEEVNQVEPVSSPVGFCNADVLVMKGFFRMIFYKFQNNNNHPIISKVVRLDYPFTDARQVFFFQSDFEPVKFRN from the coding sequence ATGGACGATTCAATAGTTGTTGGTCATCCTCCTGATGATATAATATTTCAGATTTTAAGCCGAACTTCACTGAAAACCCTGGGTCGTTGCAGATTGTTGAATAAAGAATGGTACGAAACCACTTACGACTCAAACTTCACTCAGCactttttcaaaagaatagATAAAGTCATCTCCGGCTTCTTCATTCAAGACTTGAAGCACCCTCAAGGCTATTTCTCAAGCTTTCTTCCCATTGAAGAAGAAGCAGCAAAACAGGACGATGTTGATGAAAATACCAAACTGTCCCTCTCGTTCTTACCTCCTGCAGGAGCTGGTTCTGTGAAGATTCTAGCCGCTGCCAGAACACAGGGAATAATTCTTCTGTGCGACTACAACTACATGAGGTATTATGTTTGCAAGCCCGCTACTAAACAATGGAGAACCATACCCAGTCCAAACACTCGCCGTTTCTCCACCAAAGCTATTGCTATCGTGGTGTTGGGGTCCCATCGCGATGGTTTGCGATTCAAGATTGTTCGGTTCTCTTCCGACGTAAACCGTACTTACGTGGTCAGGTGCGAGATTTTCGATTCGGAAAATTGGGCATGGAAGAGGCTCAATTGTATAAGGCTGCCTGATGATGCctttttgctttcaaaaccACCTGCCGTGTCAGTTCGCGGTAAACTCTATTGGCTAATCTCAAAGAAACAAATATTTGTCTTCGATTTGGAGACGGAGAGTTGGGGAATCTTTGCAGCGCCGAAGGCCGCTTATGAGAATGAGTATTGTTACGACGAGACTCAGCTTGTGGAATACCAAGGGCGGTTAGGATTGATTTTCATGGGAAATAAAGAGTGCATACAATTGTGGGTGTTGGAGGATTATAATCAgaatcgtcatcatcatcatcatcatcatcatcataatcatcatcatgtTGTATGGAGGAAAAGAAGCGAAATTAACATTGAAGAGGTTAACCAAGTGGAACCTGTCTCTTCTCCTGTTGGTTTCTGCAATGCTGATGTTTTAGTCATGAAAGGATTCTTCAGAATGATATTTTACAAGTTCCAAAACAATAACAATCATCCCATCATTTCCAAAGTGGTTCGCTTGGACTATCCCTTTACGGATGCTAGAcaagttttctttttccaatcaGATTTTGAACCTGTTAAATTCAGGAACTAA
- the LOC112488769 gene encoding mechanosensitive ion channel protein 10, with translation MEGGKSVAENKVRNEVILQISGTEETFGAAKETLGGSSSASQAFSPNSQIGSSPNAAKYSNIELKELQSLRCRVETTTSESASPEISIAKPSPTVSKPPKIPTEPLSRRATLSRSAFSKPKSRLVEPPGPTDANLAEEKARIKSNRNSSFGSSPKLNVTTPGETLKSGPITPRTPLIGTPGGEEDDDDDVYKTANLKVSERYRKKVKLLALIEWFSFVFIIAFLIASLTVNRLVDKMIWGLEIWKWCVLVLVIICGRLVTEWLINVLVFLIEMNFFLKKKVLYFVYGLKRSVQIFIWLGLVLLAWGLLINRGVKRSKDTTKVLNYVTRALASCLIGAAIWLAKTLLLKIVASNFQATRFFDRIQESIFHQYILRTLSGPPLMEMAERVGSTASTGQLSFRNFKEKDENKQAGKEEVIDIEKLKKMKQEKVSAWTMKGLISVINSSGLTTLVDDDEDEPKDEQITSEWEAKAAAYRIFQNVAKPHSKYIDEDDLLRFMRKEEVDLVLPLFEGAVETGKIKRKSLKNWLVNVYLERKSLAHSLNDTKTAIDELNRLVSMIVIVVIIVVWLILMGFLTTQILVFISSQLLLVAFMFGNTAKTVFEAIIFVFVMHPFDVGDRCVIDGVQMIVEEMNILNTVFLRYDNEKIFYPNTVLATKPISNFFRSPEMSDSVEFAIDVSTSIETVGALKSRIKGYLESKPQHWRPGHSVVVKEIEDVNKMKMALYITHTINFQNYGDKTNRRSELVLEMKKIFEDLHIKYHLLPQEVHVSYVGSAASEFPPATS, from the exons ATGGAGGGCGGGAAAAGCGTGGCCGAAAATAAAGTAAGAAACGAAGTTATTCTTCAGATTTCGGGAACCGAAGAAACTTTCGGTGCGGCAAAAGAAACTCTAGGAGGCTCTTCTTCGGCATCACAGGCTTTTTCTCCGAATTCCCAAATTGGGTCTTCACCAAATGCAGCCAAATATTCGAACATTGAGCTAAAAGAGCTTCAGAGTCTAAGATGCAGAGTCGAAACGACCACTTCTGAATCTGCTTCTCCAGAGATTTCAATTGCAAAGCCGAGCCCCACTGTGAGTAAGCCTCCGAAGATCCCAACCGAGCCCCTTTCTCGACGAGCAACGCTGTCGAGGTCGGCGTTCTCCAAACCCAAGTCCAGATTGGTGGAGCCACCAGGGCCCACCGATGCAAATTTGGCTGAAGAGAAGGCCCGCATAAAGTCCAACAGGAACTCATCCTTTGGAAGTTCGCCTAAACTCAATGTCACAACTCCCGGAGAAACTCTCAAATCAGGCCCCATAACCCCTAGAACCCCTTTGATTGGAACTCCAGGaggtgaagaagatgatgatgatgatgtctaTAAGACTGCAAATCTTAAAGTGAGTGAGAGGTACagaaagaaggtgaaattgttGGCCTTGATTGAATGGTTTTCATTTGTGTTCATTATTGCTTTTTTAATTGCTAGCTTAACTGTCAACAGATTGGTAGACAAAATGATTTGGGGTTTGGAAATATGGAAATGGTGTGTGCTGGTTTTGGTAATAATCTGCGGTAGATTAGTAACCGAGTGGTTGATTAATGTTTTGGTTTTTCTGATTGAGATGAATTTTTTCCTGAAGAAGAaggttttgtattttgtttatggGTTGAAGAGAAGTGTGCAGATTTTCATTTGGTTAGGTTTGGTACTTTTGGCATGGGGTTTGTTGATCAATCGTGGAGTGAAGAGGTCTAAGGACACTACCAAGGTTCTTAATTATGTTACAAGGGCTCTAGCTTCTTGTTTAATAGGAGCAGCCATTTGGTTGGCCAAGACTTTGTTGTTGAAAATAGTAGCTTCTAACTTCCAGGCCACCAGGTTCTTTGATCGGATTCAAGAATCAATCTTTCATCAGTATATTTTGAGGACCCTATCTGGGCCTccattgatggagatggcagaGAGGGTGGGGAGCACAGCGAGTACAGGACAATTGAGTTTTAGAAATTTCAAGGAAAAAGATGAGAACAAACAGGCAGGAAAAGAAGAGGTCATTGATATTGAGAAGCTCAAAAAGATGAAGCAAGAGAAAGTTTCTGCTTGGACAATGAAAGGTTTAATCAGCGTGATAAATAGTTCTGGATTGACTACacttgttgatgatgatgaggacGAGCCGAAGGATGAGCAGATCACAAGTGAATGGGAAGCAAAAGCTGCAGCTTATCGGATTTTCCAGAATGTCGCCAAGCCTCATAGCAA GTACATTGATGAAGATGACCTTTTGCGCTTTATGAGAAAGGAAGAGGTGGACCTTGTGCTTCCTCTGTTTGAAGGAGCGGTCGAAACTGGAAAGATCAAGAGAAAATCTTTAAAGAACTGGCTG GTGAATGTTTACCTTGAACGCAAATCGCTGGCCCATTCTTTGAATGATACCAAAACAGCCATTGACGAGCTGAATAGGCTTGTCTCGATGATTGTAATTGTTGTGATCATTGTTGTGTGGTTAATCTTGATGGGATTTTTGACAACACAAATACTTGTCTTCATTTCATCCCAGCTTTTATTGGTGGCGTTCATGTTTGGCAACACTGCTAAAACTGTGTTTGAAGCCATCATATTTGTATTTGTGATGCACCCATTCGATGTGGGGGATCGTTGTGTTATCGATGGAGTACAG ATGATTGTTGAAGAGATGAACATATTAAATACGGTCTTCTTGAGATATGACAACGAGAAAATTTTTTATCCGAACACTGTTCTGGCAACAAAACCCATCAGCAACTTCTTCAGGAGCCCAGAAATGAGCGATTCTGTTGAATTTGCGATTGATGTCTCTACCTCAATTGAGACTGTTGGAGCCCTAAAATCAAGAATAAAAGG gTATTTGGAGAGCAAGCCTCAACACTGGCGTCCTGGTCATAGTGTGGTGGTAAAGGAGATTGAAGATGTGAACAAGATGAAAATGGCTCTCTATATTACACATACTATAAATTTTCAGAACTATGGTGATAAGACCAACCGCAGGTCCGAACTAGTATTAGAGatgaagaaaatatttgaaGATCTTCATATTAAATATCACCTGCTTCCTCAAGAAGTACATGTCAGCTATGTGGGTTCGGCAGCTTCAGAATTTCCACCGGCAACGAGCTGA
- the LOC107424040 gene encoding uncharacterized protein LOC107424040, protein MATTSAVSMAMPLTNATQRRVPSSEAFLKPLPVKPSKALAVSKSSSGRLQVRASLKEKAVTGLTAAALTASMVIPQVAEAADSGVTPSLKNFLLSIVAGGVVAVAIVGAVIGVSNFDPVKRT, encoded by the coding sequence atggcgACAACTTCTGCGGTTTCAATGGCTATGCCACTGACTAATGCCACCCAAAGGAGGGTACCAAGCTCAGAGGCTTTCCTTAAGCCACTGCCAGTGAAGCCCTCAAAGGCTTTGGCAGTATCAAAATCATCAAGTGGGAGGCTTCAAGTGAGGGCTTCTCTCAAGGAGAAGGCTGTGACGGGACTCACAGCAGCTGCTTTGACAGCTTCCATGGTGATTCCTCAGGTGGCCGAGGCAGCTGATTCCGGGGTTACTCCATCTCTCAAAAACTTCTTGCTCAGCATTGTGGCTGGTGGAGTTGTAGCGGTTGCCATTGTTGGTGCTGTGATTGGCGTATCCAACTTCGACCCCGTTAAGAGGACCTGA
- the LOC107409151 gene encoding replication protein A 70 kDa DNA-binding subunit A, whose translation MWSAPISTSKSTISLPLSKPLRNCERERERIPNSTSIESHIYLNGITTISYATVCLGFVCGAQIMPVHLTPNAISTITAGDVNSKPLVQVLDIKLIGNSQERYRFLLSDAVSTQHAMLATQLNDRVKTGRVKKGSVIQLIEYICSPVQNRKIIVVLSMETIMLDCDIIGNPKMFVESDSTAQRTVPNGSLQQSARVNNNHLRAQNTVSDQQNFPATVQPPYQPPPNYRSRGPILKNEAPARIIPIAALNPYQGRWAIKARVTAKGDLRRYNNARGDGKVFSFDLLDSDGGEIRVTCFNAVVDRFYDVIEVGKVYMISKGSLKPAQKNFNHLKNEWEIFLEATSTVDLCPDEDGSIPRQQFSFRPISEIENADNNSILDVIGIVISVNPSVPILRKNGMETQRRILSLKDWSGKSVELTLWGDFCNREGQRLQEMFDGGFCPVLAVKAGKINDFSGKSIGTISATQLFINPDFPEALSLREWFDSGGKNTASFSISRDVIPGGQKNEIRKTVSQIKDEGLGRSDKPDWVTVKATITFIKTDTFCYTACPLTIGDRQCNKKVTRSPNRRWQCDRCNQEFVECDYRYLLQAQIQDHTGLTWVTAFQETGEEILGCSAKELYMLKYEEQDDARFGDIIRTRIFNQFLFRLKIKEEMYGDEQRVKVTVVKADKVNYSSESRYTLDLISKFFR comes from the exons ATGTGGTCCGCGCCAATATCAACCTCCAAATCTACCATTTCTCTGCCTCTCTCTAAACCTCTGAGAaactgtgagagagagagagagagaattcctAATTCGACCTCAATTGAATCTCATATTTACCTCAACGGCATCACCACCATCTCCTACGCCACCGTTTGCTTAGGGTTTGTGTGTGGAGCTCAGATAATGCCGGTGCATCTCACACCGAACGCGATCTCGACCATCACCGCCGGAGATGTGAACTCGAAGCCGCTCGTGCAGGTCCTCGATATCAAGCTCATCGGGAACTCGCAGGAAAGGTACCGGTTCTTGCTCTCCGACGCCGTCTCAACTCAGCACGCGATGCTCGCTACTCAGCTCAACGACCGAGTCAAGACCGGCCGTGTCAAGAAAGGCTCCGTCATTCAGCTCATCGAGTACATCTGCAGCCCTGTCCAAAACCGCAA GATTATTGTAGTGCTAAGCATGGAAACTATTATGCTGGACTGTGATATAATTGGGAATCCAAAGATGTTTGTTGAGTCTGATTCAACAGCTCAGAGGACTGTACCTAATGGTAGTTTACAACAGTCAGCCAGAGTAAACAATAATCATTTGAGAGCTCAAAATACTGTCTCCGATCAGCAGAATTTCCCAGCTACTGTTCAACCTCCTTACCAACCACCTCCTAATTACCGAAGTCGTGGCCCTATCTTGAAGAACGAGGCACCGGCAAGGATTATTCCTATAGCTGCACTGAATCCTTATCAGGGCAGGTGGGCTATCAAGGCAAGAGTAACTGCGAAAGGGGATCTCCGTCGGTATAATAATGCTCGAGGAGATGGCAAGGTCTTCTCCTTTGACCTCCTTGACTCTGATGGAGGAGAAATAAGGGTAACCTGTTTCAATGCTGTTGTTGACCGTTTTTATGATGTTATTGAGGTTGGTAAAGTTTACATGATTTCAAAGGGAAGTTTAAAACCTGCTCAGAAGAACTTCAACCATCTGAAGAATGAATGGGAGATATTTCTAGAGGCAACTTCAACCGTTGATCTTTGCCCTGATGAAGATGGTTCTATACCTAGACAGCAGTTTTCCTTTAGACCTATCAGCGAAATTGAAAATGCTGATAATAATTCAATTCTCGATGTTATTGGTATTGTGATATCTGTGAACCCTTCAGTTCCTATCTTGAGAAAGAATGGAATGGAAACTCAGAGAAGAATTCTGAGTCTGAAGGATTGGTCTGGTAAGAGTGTTGAGTTAACCCTTTGGGGGGATTTCTGCAACAGGGAAGGTCAGAGGCTGCAAGAGATGTTTGATGGTGGATTTTGTCCCGTTTTAGCTGTCAAAGCTGGGAAGATTAATGACTTCAGTGGGAAATCAATAGGTACAATTTCGGCAACACAACTGTTTATAAATCCAGATTTTCCTGAGGCTCTTAGCTTGAGGGAATGGTTTGATTCTGGGGGCAAGAATACTGCTTCGTTCTCCATTTCCAGAGATGTAATTCCCGGAGGACAAAAGAATGAGATACGCAAAACAGTTTCTCAAATCAAAGATGAAGGTCTTGGAAGATCAGACAAGCCAGACTGGGTCACTGTAAAGGCAACTATAACCTTCATCAAAACAGATACTTTCTGTTACACAGCTTGCCCATTGACGATTGGAGATAGGCAGTGTAATAAAAAGGTGACAAGGTCACCAAATAGAAGATGGCAATGTGACAGATGCAATCAAGAATTTGTGGAGTGTGATTACAGATATCTTCTTCAAGCCCAAATTCAAGACCATACAGGATTGACTTGGGTGACAGCTTTTCAGGAAACCGGGGAAGAGATTTTGGGTTGCTCAGCAAAGGAATTGTATATGTTGAAGTATGAAGAGCAGGATGATGCCAGATTTGGAGACATAATTCGAACTAGGATTTTCAATCAATTTCTTTTCAGGCTCAAAATAAAAGAGGAGATGTATGGCGATGAGCAGAGGGTAAAAGTCACTGTGGTTAAGGCTGATAAGGTGAATTATTCTTCAGAAAGCAGATATACTCTTGATTTGATTTCAAAGTTCTTTAGGTAA
- the LOC125423913 gene encoding thermospermine synthase ACAULIS5 produces the protein MLSLLCAVVMVFYVPLPPGFENMSPFPLPYFDDYGDDDDQNLPVPEIDHEEWFEEQLEADLKWSFALNGVLHAETSEFQDIVLLDTKRFGKALVIDGKLQSAEKDEFIYSECLVHPALLIHDNPKTVFIMGGSQGSTAREALKHKDLEKVVMCDIDKVLVDFCRLHLTANEEAYRDERLQIAINDAKEELEKSEEKYDVIIGDLADPIEGGTCNHLYTKSFYQQVLKPRLKDHGIFVTQGGPAGILSHKQIFTSIYNTIKQVFKYVIAYTAHIPSYADSWGWVLASDEELKLDVEELKVKIKERMKGDLYYLDGDSIFSSTVLNKTVSTALVNETHVFTEEDARFVYGHGLTAANSSTT, from the exons ATGTTGTCGTTGTTGTGCGCTGTTGTCATGGTTTTCTATGTTCCTCTGCCTCCTGGCTTTGAAAACATGTCCCCATTTCCGTTACCTTATTTTGATGattatggtgatgatgatgatcagaaTCTCCCAGTCCCAGAGATTGATCATGAGGAATGGTTTGAAGAGCAACTTGAAGCTGATCTCAAATGGTCTTTTGCTTTGAATGG TGTGTTGCATGCAGAAACAAGTGAGTTCCAAGATATAGTTCTTTTGGATACTAAGCGATTTGGAAAG GCTTTGGTGATCGATGGAAAGTTGCAGAGTGCTGAAAAGGATGAGTTCATTTACAGTGAATGCTTGGTCCATCCTGCTCTTTTAATTCATGACAA CCCCAAAACTGTGTTTATAATGGGAGGTAGCCAAGGGTCTACAGCGAGAGAGGCACTGAAGCACAAGGACTTGGAGAAAGTCGTCATGTGTGACATTGATAAG GTCCTAGTAGATTTCTGCCGTCTACATCTAACAGCAAACGAGGAGGCTTATCGTGATGAGAGGCTTCAAATCGCCATTAATGATGCAAA GGAAGAGTTAGAGAAAAGTGAAGAGAAGTATGATGTAATAATTGGAGATTTAGCAGACCCAATTGAAGGAGGGACCTGCAATCATCTTTACACTAAATCATTCTACCAGCAAGTGCTCAAGCCAAGGCTCAAAGACCATGGTATCTTCGTCACTCAA GGTGGTCCAGCAGGTATTCTTTCCCACAAGCAGATCTTCACATCGATATACAACACCATAAAACAAGTGTTCAAAT ATGTGATCGCATATACTGCTCATATACCTTCTTATGCAGATTCATGGGGATGGGTTTTG GCATCAGACGAAGAACTGAAGTTGGATGTGGAAGAACTAAAAGTCAAgataaaagaaagaatgaaGGGAGATCTATACTATTTAGATGGCGATTCCATTTTCTCCTCCACCGTTCTAAACAAGACTGTTTCCACAGC gctTGTGAACGAAACTCATGTCTTTACTGAAGAGGATGCAAGGTTCGTCTATGGACATGGACTTACAGCTGCGAACTCTTCTACTACAtaa